The following proteins are encoded in a genomic region of Synechococcus sp. CBW1002:
- the ispG gene encoding (E)-4-hydroxy-3-methylbut-2-enyl-diphosphate synthase, which translates to MTAAPARNPSAADSAVNSAAHSADAAIPDWANNPRYDTVIRRRKTRSVRVGDVLVGSDHPVVVQSMINEDTLDIPGATAGIRRLHEAGCEIVRLTVPSLAHAKAVGEIRKRLEDSYRPVPLVADVHHNGMKIALEVAQHVDKVRINPGLYVFDKPDPNRTEFTPEEVAAIGERIQTTLEPLVSLLKEQDKGLRIGVNHGSLAERMLFTYGDTPLGMVESAMEFIHICDRLDFHNIVVSMKASRAPVMLAAYRMMADRMDAEGFHYPLHLGVTEAGDGDYGRIKSTAGIATLLAEGLGDTIRVSLTEAPEKEIPVCYSILQALGLRKTMVEYVACPSCGRTLFNLEEVLHKVRSATAHLTGLDIAVMGCIVNGPGEMADADYGYVGKTPGTISLYRGREEIRRVPEAEGVEALIALIREDGRWVDP; encoded by the coding sequence ATGACCGCCGCCCCGGCCCGCAACCCAAGCGCCGCCGACAGTGCAGTGAACAGCGCCGCCCACAGTGCCGATGCGGCCATTCCCGACTGGGCCAACAACCCTCGCTACGACACGGTGATCCGCCGTCGCAAGACCCGCAGCGTGCGGGTAGGCGACGTGTTGGTGGGCAGCGACCACCCGGTGGTGGTGCAGTCGATGATCAACGAGGACACCCTCGACATCCCTGGCGCAACCGCCGGCATCCGCCGCCTGCATGAAGCCGGCTGTGAGATCGTGCGCCTCACAGTGCCGAGCCTCGCCCATGCCAAGGCGGTGGGCGAGATCCGCAAACGCCTGGAAGACAGCTACCGCCCGGTACCGCTGGTGGCTGACGTGCACCACAACGGCATGAAGATCGCCCTGGAGGTGGCCCAGCACGTCGACAAGGTGCGGATCAACCCAGGGCTCTACGTGTTCGACAAGCCCGACCCGAACCGCACCGAATTCACCCCCGAGGAGGTGGCCGCCATCGGCGAGCGCATCCAGACCACCCTCGAACCGCTCGTGAGCCTGCTCAAGGAGCAGGACAAGGGCCTGCGCATCGGTGTGAACCACGGCTCCCTGGCGGAGCGGATGCTGTTCACCTACGGCGACACCCCTCTGGGAATGGTGGAGAGCGCCATGGAGTTCATCCACATCTGCGACCGCCTCGATTTCCACAACATCGTCGTGTCGATGAAGGCCTCGCGGGCGCCGGTGATGCTGGCCGCCTACCGGATGATGGCCGACCGCATGGATGCCGAGGGCTTCCACTACCCGCTTCACCTTGGAGTGACCGAGGCGGGTGACGGCGACTACGGCCGCATCAAGAGCACCGCCGGCATCGCCACCCTGCTGGCCGAGGGGCTTGGTGACACGATCCGCGTGTCGCTCACCGAGGCGCCGGAGAAGGAGATCCCTGTCTGCTACTCGATCCTGCAGGCCCTGGGGCTGCGCAAGACGATGGTGGAGTACGTGGCCTGCCCCAGCTGCGGCCGCACCCTCTTCAACCTGGAGGAGGTGCTGCACAAGGTGCGCTCCGCCACCGCCCACCTCACGGGTCTGGACATCGCCGTGATGGGCTGCATCGTAAACGGCCCCGGCGAGATGGCCGATGCCGACTACGGCTACGTGGGCAAGACCCCCGGCACCATCTCCCTGTACCGCGGCCGCGAGGAGATCCGCCGGGTGCCGGAGGCCGAGGGGGTGGAGGCGCTGATCGCCCTGATCCGCGAGGACGGCCGCTGGGTGGATCCCTGA
- a CDS encoding S41 family peptidase — protein sequence MARGRAGILVLVGLSACAATAVMARELVMAPGGSPLVSDSPKEVMDQAWQIVFRDYLDTTGKYTPDRWRQLRRDILAKSYGNPKEAYEAIRGMLGSLDDPYTRFLDPREFKEMQIDTSGELSGVGIQLSIDKETKELIVVSPIDGSPASRAGVQPKDVITAIDGKTTKGMTTEDAVKLIRGQAGSKVNLTLRRKGQLIEVPLMRARIELHAVDHQINTTREGLKVGYIRLKQFNANATKDMRLAVKDLEEKGVQGYVLDLRSNPGGLLMASVEIARQWLNEGTIVSTKTRDGIQDVKRATGRALTEKPLVILVNEGSASASEILSGALQDNKRAVLVGQKTFGKGLVQSVRGLSDGSGMTVTIAKYLTPSGRDIHKHGIDPDVPAKMTEAEAQKLKLEDLGTAKDTQYRAAESTLMKQLRITATSGSTYKPGSANLPAALGSR from the coding sequence ATGGCCAGAGGTCGCGCCGGCATCCTGGTGCTGGTTGGCTTGAGCGCCTGTGCGGCCACTGCCGTCATGGCCCGCGAACTGGTGATGGCCCCCGGAGGCAGTCCCCTGGTGAGCGACAGCCCCAAGGAGGTGATGGACCAGGCCTGGCAGATCGTCTTCCGGGATTATCTGGACACCACCGGCAAGTACACCCCCGATCGCTGGCGGCAGCTGCGTCGCGACATCCTGGCCAAGAGTTACGGCAACCCCAAGGAGGCCTATGAGGCCATCCGCGGCATGCTGGGCAGCCTTGACGACCCTTACACCCGTTTCCTGGATCCACGGGAATTCAAGGAGATGCAGATCGACACCTCCGGAGAGCTCTCCGGGGTGGGAATCCAGTTGAGCATTGACAAGGAGACCAAGGAATTGATCGTGGTGAGCCCGATCGACGGGTCACCGGCCTCCAGAGCGGGGGTGCAGCCGAAGGACGTGATCACGGCGATCGACGGCAAGACGACCAAGGGCATGACCACCGAGGATGCGGTCAAGCTGATCCGCGGCCAGGCCGGAAGCAAGGTGAATCTCACGCTGCGCCGCAAAGGTCAATTGATTGAGGTGCCACTGATGCGGGCGAGGATTGAACTGCATGCGGTGGATCATCAGATCAACACAACCCGGGAAGGCCTCAAGGTCGGTTACATCCGCCTCAAACAATTCAACGCCAATGCCACAAAGGATATGCGGCTGGCGGTGAAGGATCTTGAGGAGAAGGGTGTGCAGGGCTATGTACTAGACCTGCGCAGCAATCCCGGCGGCCTGCTGATGGCCAGCGTCGAGATTGCCCGGCAATGGCTGAACGAGGGCACGATCGTATCGACCAAGACCCGGGACGGCATCCAGGATGTGAAGCGGGCCACCGGCCGGGCACTCACAGAAAAGCCCCTGGTGATCCTGGTCAACGAAGGATCTGCCAGCGCCAGCGAAATTCTCTCCGGTGCTCTGCAGGACAACAAGCGGGCCGTGCTGGTCGGGCAGAAGACCTTCGGCAAAGGTTTGGTGCAATCCGTGCGTGGCCTGTCGGACGGCTCCGGCATGACCGTGACGATTGCCAAGTACCTCACACCCAGTGGCCGCGACATCCACAAGCACGGCATCGATCCCGACGTGCCGGCCAAGATGACTGAGGCGGAGGCTCAGAAGCTCAAGCTTGAGGATCTGGGTACCGCCAAGGACACCCAGTACCGGGCCGCCGAATCCACCCTGATGAAGCAGCTGCGCATCACCGCCACGTCCGGTAGCACCTACAAGCCCGGCAGCGCAAACCTGCCGGCGGCCCTGGGTAGCCGCTGA
- a CDS encoding V-type ATP synthase subunit B has product MSLFASYSKILEIVGDIIRVEVPAGEEVGENTPRFNDLAVLQNANGSGSLAQVIDLKQGSVALQVFRGTKGVSTNSQVRFLGHPMTATYSDNILGRVFRGTGEPMDGGPELSQDPRVPIGGPSVNPMCRILASKLIRTNVPMIDIYNCLVESQKIPIFSISGEPFNPFLARIGIQADADVVVFGGLGLIFDDYYAFRKTFEEAGVFPRTVMFVNLASDPIVERILIPDMALAVAEKFAVEEGKRVLVLLSDMTSFADGLKEISIAMDQVPANRGYPGDLYSQLARRYEKAADYAKGGSVTLLTVTTMPGGDVTHPVPDNTGYITEGQFYLHDGMIDPFGSLSRLKQNVIGKVTREDHSQIMNTTIRLYAGARDAQQKQAMAFELSDYDRKLIHFGDLFRDRFMDINVDLPLEAALDLAWQTLAECFEPQELLMKQELIDKYFPHPVPPKPTPAQPTSTQPASTQTDSSQPGSPPSGPQTTTVA; this is encoded by the coding sequence ATGAGCCTTTTCGCCAGTTACTCGAAGATCCTCGAGATCGTGGGCGACATCATCCGGGTGGAGGTTCCTGCCGGAGAAGAAGTGGGTGAGAATACACCCCGCTTCAACGATCTTGCGGTCCTGCAGAACGCCAACGGCAGTGGTTCTCTGGCCCAGGTGATTGATCTGAAGCAGGGCTCGGTGGCCCTGCAGGTGTTTCGTGGAACCAAGGGGGTCTCGACCAACTCGCAGGTACGCTTTCTCGGCCATCCGATGACGGCCACCTATTCCGACAACATCCTCGGCAGGGTGTTTCGCGGCACCGGCGAGCCGATGGATGGTGGACCCGAACTTTCGCAGGATCCCCGGGTGCCAATCGGCGGTCCATCGGTGAATCCGATGTGCCGCATCCTGGCCTCCAAGCTGATCCGCACAAACGTGCCGATGATTGATATTTACAACTGTCTGGTGGAAAGCCAGAAGATTCCGATCTTCTCCATCTCCGGCGAACCGTTCAATCCCTTCCTGGCACGGATCGGCATTCAGGCGGATGCCGATGTGGTGGTCTTCGGCGGTCTGGGTCTGATCTTCGACGACTACTACGCCTTCCGCAAGACCTTCGAAGAAGCGGGTGTCTTCCCCCGCACGGTGATGTTCGTCAATCTGGCCTCCGACCCGATCGTGGAACGGATCCTGATCCCCGACATGGCCCTGGCGGTGGCCGAGAAATTTGCCGTGGAAGAAGGAAAACGGGTGCTGGTGCTGCTCAGCGACATGACCTCCTTTGCCGATGGTCTCAAGGAGATCAGCATCGCCATGGATCAGGTACCGGCCAACCGCGGCTACCCGGGAGACCTTTACTCCCAGCTGGCGCGCCGGTACGAAAAGGCTGCCGATTACGCCAAGGGGGGCTCGGTGACGCTGCTCACCGTCACCACCATGCCTGGCGGCGATGTGACCCACCCGGTGCCGGACAACACCGGCTATATCACCGAAGGGCAGTTCTATCTGCACGACGGCATGATCGATCCCTTCGGCTCTCTGTCGCGGCTCAAGCAGAACGTGATCGGCAAGGTGACCCGGGAAGACCACAGCCAGATCATGAACACCACGATCCGGCTGTATGCCGGCGCCAGGGATGCGCAGCAGAAGCAGGCCATGGCATTCGAGCTCTCGGACTACGACCGCAAACTGATCCACTTCGGCGACCTCTTCCGTGATCGCTTCATGGACATCAATGTGGATCTACCGCTGGAGGCAGCCCTGGATCTGGCCTGGCAGACCCTGGCCGAGTGCTTCGAGCCTCAGGAGTTGCTGATGAAGCAGGAACTGATCGACAAGTACTTTCCCCATCCAGTTCCTCCGAAGCCAACTCCTGCCCAGCCAACTTCAACGCAGCCGGCTTCAACGCAAACAGATTCTTCGCAGCCAGGCTCTCCGCCATCAGGCCCGCAGACAACCACCGTCGCATGA
- a CDS encoding V-type ATP synthase subunit D: protein MSRLSLTKASLSRQKGLLKTYHDVLPSLDLKRRQLSAEREAARQQLEEARTRAAAIEAEVGKSCPMLAHERIDLSDLVTITAVHQQEENLMGTRLPKLQGVDFRVADYGLLSRPFWVDAVVGWLQEALRNQLQLQVAEQRLELLRQAERKVTQRFNLFDRVLIPRTRSNIRQITIYLADAERAGVVNSKIAKRKKQRDIAVAP, encoded by the coding sequence ATGAGCAGACTCTCCCTCACCAAAGCCTCCCTCAGCCGGCAGAAGGGTCTGCTCAAGACCTATCACGACGTCTTGCCGTCCCTGGACCTCAAACGTCGTCAACTCAGTGCGGAGCGAGAAGCCGCCCGCCAGCAGCTGGAGGAGGCCCGAACCCGGGCGGCCGCCATCGAGGCGGAGGTTGGGAAATCCTGTCCGATGCTGGCCCACGAGCGGATCGACCTCTCGGATCTGGTGACCATCACCGCCGTTCATCAACAGGAGGAAAACCTGATGGGCACCCGCCTGCCGAAACTGCAAGGGGTGGACTTCCGGGTGGCCGACTATGGCTTGCTGAGCCGGCCCTTCTGGGTGGATGCCGTGGTGGGCTGGCTGCAGGAGGCCCTGCGCAATCAGCTGCAACTGCAGGTGGCCGAGCAGCGGCTGGAGCTGCTGCGACAGGCCGAGCGCAAGGTGACCCAACGGTTCAATCTGTTCGATCGGGTGCTGATCCCCCGGACCCGCAGCAACATCAGACAGATCACCATCTACCTGGCCGATGCGGAGCGCGCCGGGGTGGTCAATTCCAAGATCGCCAAACGCAAGAAACAACGGGACATCGCCGTGGCGCCATGA
- a CDS encoding V-type ATP synthase subunit I, which translates to MTIIPLAKLTLFGLSADRKPLLDGLQSLGCVHLIPLTSTTEDENFVVARPSEDARKALRYLMDVRRRRHQTRVDATFDFDRIVAEALANRQRKQQAEDRVLALGKRLDELEPWGDFSLPDQDGLAGNLLWFYRVPHPKAAAFRGALGSLGLPWQLLHESPAHGYYALIAEQEPDQALLPVARSHVGAQSHRDVQRQFDDARTALEDVEAEHESLSRWVFLLSKHLTRAEDAQAREQASGMALDDDTLVQLQGWIPRPALPRLDAFAQQHGLAYLAEVPEPKDSPPTLLRNPATLSGGQDLVTFYETPGYRDWDPSIVVFFSFAFFFAMIMADAGYALVLGLVVGLKWTAMGRSSGGRHFRILAVVGLVMALIYGILAGSYFGVAPPAGSLLAHCKLLDLNDFAAMMKLSLVVGCAHLLLANGVVALRGQSLAQTAPPIGWMAVILGGLTLYLSQAETPFLHLGIGLIAGGLLTVLLLSSERRISHPADLLLRLLDGLGSLTAISKLFGDVMSYLRLFALGLASASLAITFNQLAGQVSHSGLALGVPIALLILVLGHGINLLLAIISGFVHGLRLNFIEFFNWGLSGEGVPFRPFIKKELAS; encoded by the coding sequence ATGACGATCATTCCTCTGGCCAAGCTCACGCTGTTCGGGCTCTCGGCCGACCGGAAACCCCTGCTCGATGGCCTCCAGAGCCTCGGCTGCGTGCATCTGATCCCCCTGACCAGCACCACGGAAGACGAGAATTTCGTGGTCGCACGGCCCAGCGAAGACGCCCGCAAGGCCCTGCGCTATCTGATGGATGTCCGGCGACGGCGCCATCAGACGAGGGTCGATGCCACGTTTGATTTCGACCGCATCGTGGCCGAAGCCCTGGCCAACAGGCAACGCAAGCAGCAGGCCGAGGATCGGGTGCTGGCCCTGGGCAAGCGACTGGATGAACTGGAGCCCTGGGGAGACTTCAGCCTTCCCGATCAGGATGGACTGGCGGGCAATCTCCTGTGGTTCTACCGGGTGCCCCACCCCAAGGCCGCCGCATTTCGTGGTGCCCTTGGCAGTCTTGGTCTGCCCTGGCAATTGCTGCACGAATCCCCCGCCCATGGGTATTACGCCCTGATCGCCGAGCAGGAACCCGATCAGGCACTCCTGCCCGTGGCCCGTTCCCATGTGGGGGCCCAATCCCATCGGGATGTGCAGCGCCAGTTCGATGACGCCCGCACCGCCCTGGAGGATGTGGAGGCCGAGCACGAATCGCTCAGCCGCTGGGTGTTTCTGCTCTCCAAACACCTCACCCGGGCCGAGGACGCCCAGGCGCGGGAGCAGGCCAGCGGCATGGCCCTCGATGACGACACGCTGGTGCAACTGCAGGGCTGGATTCCTCGCCCCGCCCTGCCCCGTCTCGACGCGTTTGCGCAACAGCACGGTCTGGCCTATCTCGCCGAGGTGCCGGAGCCGAAGGACTCCCCACCCACCCTGTTGCGCAACCCCGCCACCCTGAGCGGCGGCCAGGATCTGGTCACCTTTTACGAGACCCCGGGCTACCGCGACTGGGATCCCTCGATCGTGGTTTTTTTCTCGTTCGCGTTCTTCTTCGCCATGATCATGGCGGACGCCGGCTATGCCCTGGTGCTGGGGCTGGTGGTAGGCCTGAAGTGGACAGCGATGGGGCGCTCGTCCGGTGGACGCCACTTCCGCATTCTGGCGGTTGTGGGCCTGGTGATGGCGCTGATCTATGGAATTCTGGCCGGCAGCTATTTCGGCGTAGCCCCTCCAGCTGGTTCCCTGTTGGCGCACTGCAAGCTGCTGGATCTCAATGATTTCGCCGCGATGATGAAGCTGTCGCTGGTGGTGGGCTGTGCCCACCTGCTCCTGGCCAATGGCGTGGTGGCCCTGCGGGGCCAGTCGCTGGCCCAGACGGCACCACCGATCGGCTGGATGGCGGTGATTCTGGGCGGGCTGACGCTCTATCTCAGCCAGGCCGAGACTCCCTTCCTTCACCTGGGCATCGGCCTGATTGCGGGTGGACTGCTCACCGTTCTGCTGCTCAGCAGTGAACGCCGTATCAGCCATCCGGCCGATCTGCTGCTGCGCCTGCTGGACGGGCTGGGATCGCTCACCGCCATCTCGAAGTTATTCGGCGATGTGATGAGTTACCTCCGTCTGTTTGCCCTGGGCCTGGCGAGCGCTTCCCTGGCGATCACCTTCAACCAGCTGGCTGGGCAGGTCTCACACTCGGGCCTGGCCTTGGGTGTGCCGATTGCACTGTTGATTCTGGTGCTGGGCCATGGCATCAATCTGTTGCTGGCGATCATCAGTGGATTTGTGCACGGCCTACGGTTGAACTTCATTGAATTCTTCAACTGGGGGCTGTCCGGGGAAGGTGTTCCCTTTAGGCCTTTCATCAAAAAGGAGCTTGCCTCTTGA
- a CDS encoding ATP synthase subunit C — translation MNDHFSLLALGWIGIYAPVALGAIGAAIGCTIAGQAAIGAMMEVNSGYGRFVGLSALPSSMSIYGIVVMFILNRPVIPANAGALFGLGTLSGLAFLIAATYQGLCCASAIAGSKSKPEIFGLALAPAAIVEGFAVFAFVFALVAAGGIPK, via the coding sequence TTGAACGACCATTTCTCTCTACTCGCTCTCGGCTGGATCGGGATTTATGCTCCGGTCGCTCTGGGGGCGATCGGTGCCGCGATCGGCTGCACCATTGCCGGTCAGGCAGCGATCGGCGCGATGATGGAAGTCAACAGCGGCTACGGTCGTTTTGTCGGCCTTTCGGCGCTGCCATCGTCGATGTCGATCTACGGCATTGTGGTGATGTTCATCCTCAACAGGCCGGTGATCCCGGCCAATGCCGGGGCCCTGTTCGGCCTGGGCACTCTGTCGGGACTCGCCTTTCTGATTGCCGCGACCTATCAGGGTCTCTGCTGCGCTTCGGCGATCGCCGGATCGAAGTCGAAGCCGGAGATTTTCGGCCTGGCCTTGGCACCGGCCGCAATCGTGGAGGGCTTCGCCGTCTTTGCCTTTGTGTTCGCCCTGGTGGCTGCCGGTGGGATTCCCAAGTAA